One window of Phycisphaeraceae bacterium genomic DNA carries:
- a CDS encoding excinuclease ABC subunit UvrB produces MESPTKRYDRIVRELTRSSRALETELRTGIRSVVPLKTFQVVAPFKPTGDQPAAIRQLTEGLRNGRPAVCLLGATGTGKTFTMANVIANLGKPTLIISHNKTLAAQLYEELRGFLPHNSVNYFVSYYDYYQPEAYIPQRDIYIEKDSSRNDDLDQLRLAATSSILSRRDTVVVASVSCIFGLGSPEAYGEKVLTITKGSRVDRREFLLGLTAMQYGRSEIEFKRAQFRVRGDAIEIWPAYEKYAVRVELFGDEIDRVDLVNPTSGEVLAEERQFFLFPAVHYVMPEEQMQGALAAIRAELDARVLELRSQGKLLEAQRLISRTKYDLEMLEETGICQGIENYSRFMDGRQRGERPYTLMDYFDFAPPAGKEAAFRGPRGVREAREGTPERMEVSRRPNFRDWLLIIDESHVTLPQIRAMYNGDQARKTVLVEHGFRLPSALDNRPLRFEEFESIVPQIAFVSATPGPYELERTSGEVAEQVIRPTGLLDPIIDVKPAQGQVPDLIARCEERVAKGERVLVTALTKRLCEDLTSYLDQKGLRVRYLHSEVETLERVAILTDLRLGEFDVLVGVNLLREGLDLPEVSLVCILDADKEGFLRSPTSLIQQMGRAARNVNALVIMYADKMTPAMQAAITETERRRAKQVAYNKQHGITPETIKKEIRRGLEISLKGRKQARDAVREREPDYEISELLVTIRAEMVEAAQKLDFEAAAILRDQLKSLEQRLERANKSGGSTRVRRSELSEQAEAKARKRPGMPGVKITRAMRKKGGAGD; encoded by the coding sequence TGGCCGCCCCGCTGTGTGTCTTCTCGGTGCAACCGGAACCGGCAAGACGTTCACGATGGCGAACGTCATCGCCAATCTCGGCAAGCCGACGCTCATCATCAGCCACAACAAGACTCTTGCAGCGCAGCTCTACGAGGAGCTTCGCGGGTTCCTCCCCCACAACAGCGTCAACTACTTCGTCAGTTACTACGACTACTACCAGCCCGAGGCGTACATCCCGCAGCGCGACATCTACATCGAAAAAGACTCGTCGCGCAATGACGATCTCGATCAGCTGCGTCTGGCTGCCACGAGCAGCATCCTCAGCCGGCGAGACACCGTGGTCGTGGCATCGGTTTCGTGCATCTTCGGGCTGGGCAGCCCGGAGGCCTATGGCGAAAAAGTCTTAACGATCACGAAGGGGTCCCGCGTCGATCGACGCGAGTTCCTGCTCGGGCTGACGGCGATGCAATATGGACGGAGCGAGATCGAGTTCAAGCGCGCCCAGTTCCGCGTGCGGGGAGATGCGATCGAGATCTGGCCCGCGTACGAGAAATACGCCGTGCGCGTCGAGCTTTTCGGCGACGAAATCGATCGCGTCGATCTCGTCAACCCGACCTCGGGCGAGGTGCTCGCCGAGGAGCGACAGTTCTTCCTCTTCCCGGCGGTTCACTACGTGATGCCCGAGGAGCAGATGCAGGGCGCGCTCGCGGCGATCCGCGCCGAACTCGATGCGCGTGTGCTCGAACTCCGCTCGCAGGGCAAGTTGCTCGAAGCGCAGCGTCTCATCAGCCGCACCAAGTACGACCTCGAGATGCTCGAAGAAACCGGCATCTGCCAGGGAATCGAGAACTACTCGCGGTTCATGGACGGACGCCAGCGGGGCGAGCGCCCGTACACGCTGATGGATTACTTCGACTTCGCGCCTCCCGCGGGAAAGGAGGCGGCGTTCCGGGGCCCGCGCGGAGTCCGCGAAGCGCGCGAAGGGACTCCCGAGCGCATGGAAGTTTCGCGCCGACCAAACTTTCGCGATTGGCTCTTGATCATCGACGAATCGCACGTGACTCTGCCTCAGATCCGAGCGATGTACAACGGAGATCAGGCGCGAAAGACCGTGCTTGTCGAGCACGGGTTCCGGCTTCCGAGCGCGCTCGACAACCGGCCGCTCCGATTCGAGGAATTCGAATCGATCGTGCCGCAGATTGCTTTCGTCAGCGCGACACCGGGACCCTACGAACTCGAGCGCACCTCGGGTGAAGTTGCCGAACAGGTCATCCGACCGACCGGGCTGCTCGACCCCATCATCGACGTGAAGCCGGCGCAAGGACAGGTGCCCGATCTGATCGCGCGCTGCGAAGAGCGCGTCGCCAAGGGAGAACGCGTGCTGGTGACGGCGCTCACCAAGCGTCTGTGCGAAGACCTGACAAGCTATCTCGATCAAAAAGGTCTGCGTGTCCGCTACCTGCATAGCGAAGTGGAAACGCTCGAACGCGTCGCGATCCTCACGGATTTGCGCCTCGGCGAATTCGATGTTCTGGTCGGCGTCAATCTGCTGCGCGAAGGGCTCGATCTGCCGGAAGTCTCGCTTGTCTGTATTCTCGACGCGGACAAAGAAGGGTTCCTGCGCTCGCCGACAAGCCTGATCCAGCAGATGGGACGCGCGGCACGAAACGTCAACGCACTCGTCATCATGTACGCCGACAAGATGACACCCGCGATGCAGGCCGCGATCACAGAAACCGAGCGCCGGCGCGCCAAGCAGGTTGCGTACAACAAACAGCACGGGATCACGCCCGAAACAATCAAGAAGGAAATCCGGCGCGGGCTCGAGATCTCGCTCAAGGGCCGCAAGCAGGCGCGCGATGCCGTCCGCGAACGCGAACCCGACTACGAGATTTCCGAGTTGCTCGTGACGATCCGCGCGGAAATGGTGGAAGCCGCGCAGAAGCTCGATTTCGAAGCCGCGGCGATCCTGCGCGATCAACTCAAGTCGCTCGAGCAGCGGCTGGAGCGAGCGAACAAGTCCGGAGGCTCCACGCGCGTGCGCCGGTCGGAATTGAGCGAGCAGGCGGAGGCGAAGGCACGCAAGCGCCCCGGCATGCCCGGTGTCAAGATCACGCGGGCGATGCGGAAAAAAGGCGGGGCCGGTGATTGA